One window of Triticum dicoccoides isolate Atlit2015 ecotype Zavitan chromosome 5A, WEW_v2.0, whole genome shotgun sequence genomic DNA carries:
- the LOC119300714 gene encoding uncharacterized protein LOC119300714 isoform X2: MASSSSSAAAAATPSSGAAMEADGLEFLLDPVDRFPPREEFAERFEHPYPVPLALLSPREEAPALPADSNLRLRLCAAGRELQPWAVCRRVLPEEECLADPICEIHWEGESRSPLMDEESALPDQMPRASRMSALEQSIHKFAEEPTKSAVKPDLGLSFYLLGDAYDLQFVFLGGWLRHTVWGEQAERRADKVDARDNLWLSGCSGKPEAENGRSCRCKCPVLIRLLRASDNKLYITEYSENHNRSLSLTMVEKVHWPSHNTHRCLRKGSYKTVAGKYCEPWESV, encoded by the exons atggcgtcgtcgtcgtcgtcggcggcggcggctgcgacccCTTCCAGCGGAGCTGCGATGGAAGCCGACGGGCTCGAGTTCTTGCTGGATCCAGTAGACCG GTTCCCGCCTAGGGAAGAATTCGCGGAAAGGTTTGAGCACCCATATCCTGTGCCACTGGCGTTACTGTCGCCACGCGAGGAGGCGCCTGCTTTGCCGGCGGATTCCAATTTGCGGCTCCGGCTGTGCGCAGCGGGTAGGGAGCTGCAGCCCTGGGCGGTCTGCAGGCGAGTGCTGCCGGAGGAAGAATGCCTCGCCGACCCAATCTGCGAAATCCACTGGGAAGGTGAATCCCGAAGCCCCCTGATGGACGAAGAGAG TGCACTACCAGACCAGATGCCGCGTGCCTCGCGGATGAGTGCGCTTGAACAATCTATCCACAAATTTGCAGAAGAACCTACAAAAAGTGCGGTGAAACCAGATCTTGGGTTGAGTTTTTACTTGTTGGGTGACGCGTATGACTTACAATTTGTATTCTTGGGAGGTTGGCTTCGGCATACGGTATGGGGAGAGCAGGCTGAACGACGAGCGGACAAAGTCGATGCACGAGATAATTTGTGGCTCAGTGGCTGTTCG GGGAAGCCTGAGGCGGAGAACGGCCGGTCGTGTAGGTGTAAATGCCCTGTGTTGATTAGGCTGTTGAGGGCATCCGACAACAAGTTGTACATAACTGAGTACAGCGAGAATCACAACCGCTCTTTGTCATTGACAATGGTCGAGAAGGTTCACTGGCCGTCACACAACACACATAGATGTTTACGCAAAGGATCCTATAAAACAGTTGCAGGAAAATATTGTGAACCTTGGGAAAGTGTATAG
- the LOC119300714 gene encoding uncharacterized protein LOC119300714 isoform X1 — protein MASSSSSAAAAATPSSGAAMEADGLEFLLDPVDRFPPREEFAERFEHPYPVPLALLSPREEAPALPADSNLRLRLCAAGRELQPWAVCRRVLPEEECLADPICEIHWEGESRSPLMDEERLCFCSALPDQMPRASRMSALEQSIHKFAEEPTKSAVKPDLGLSFYLLGDAYDLQFVFLGGWLRHTVWGEQAERRADKVDARDNLWLSGCSGKPEAENGRSCRCKCPVLIRLLRASDNKLYITEYSENHNRSLSLTMVEKVHWPSHNTHRCLRKGSYKTVAGKYCEPWESV, from the exons atggcgtcgtcgtcgtcgtcggcggcggcggctgcgacccCTTCCAGCGGAGCTGCGATGGAAGCCGACGGGCTCGAGTTCTTGCTGGATCCAGTAGACCG GTTCCCGCCTAGGGAAGAATTCGCGGAAAGGTTTGAGCACCCATATCCTGTGCCACTGGCGTTACTGTCGCCACGCGAGGAGGCGCCTGCTTTGCCGGCGGATTCCAATTTGCGGCTCCGGCTGTGCGCAGCGGGTAGGGAGCTGCAGCCCTGGGCGGTCTGCAGGCGAGTGCTGCCGGAGGAAGAATGCCTCGCCGACCCAATCTGCGAAATCCACTGGGAAGGTGAATCCCGAAGCCCCCTGATGGACGAAGAGAG GTTGTGCTTCTGTAGTGCACTACCAGACCAGATGCCGCGTGCCTCGCGGATGAGTGCGCTTGAACAATCTATCCACAAATTTGCAGAAGAACCTACAAAAAGTGCGGTGAAACCAGATCTTGGGTTGAGTTTTTACTTGTTGGGTGACGCGTATGACTTACAATTTGTATTCTTGGGAGGTTGGCTTCGGCATACGGTATGGGGAGAGCAGGCTGAACGACGAGCGGACAAAGTCGATGCACGAGATAATTTGTGGCTCAGTGGCTGTTCG GGGAAGCCTGAGGCGGAGAACGGCCGGTCGTGTAGGTGTAAATGCCCTGTGTTGATTAGGCTGTTGAGGGCATCCGACAACAAGTTGTACATAACTGAGTACAGCGAGAATCACAACCGCTCTTTGTCATTGACAATGGTCGAGAAGGTTCACTGGCCGTCACACAACACACATAGATGTTTACGCAAAGGATCCTATAAAACAGTTGCAGGAAAATATTGTGAACCTTGGGAAAGTGTATAG